In Eremothecium gossypii ATCC 10895 chromosome II, complete sequence, the genomic window GTCCGCGCCAAGCGGCACGCCTGCAGCTGAAAACTGGTGCACAAGCAGAGCGCTGTCGCCTACTTGGAAGTCGCACAGAacccgcagccgcagctTTTCCAGCTGCCTATTGGACGTAAACGGCTCCAAAATCACTGGCGGCGTGCCCGCGGCCAGCAGTTTGGCTCTAAGCGCCGGGTCCCAGCGCAGGGCGTGGTCCGCCGCAAACTGCCGCTCCAGGTCGTAGCGCACGAGCTGGAGGCTACGCTGCGCGTCGGTCGCCGCCTCCGGCAGCTCTGCGGCATCCAGCACGAGCACCTCGCgcacgagcagcagcgccgcgcgGTCGCTCCGGCACCGCACGTAgagccgcagcagcagcctgcTCCACGCCGCAAACTCGCGCCGCAGGTGCTTGCCGCGCACAAAGTACTGtagctgctccagcgcgAAGCGCAGCTCCCCCAGCCCCGGCCGGTCCGGCTCGAGGTACGCCTGCACAGACACGCCCAGCAGCCGCACCTGCACCTCCTCGTACTCCGCCAGCGGCAACTCGACCGCGTCGCCAATGTAGCGCGCcagccgcgccagccgctgcaggcgcagcCCTACGCGCTCCGCGCCTCCCGTCACGAACCAGAACTCGCGCGACACCGCCCACTCCGCGGCCACGCACAGCGCTCGCAGCGCCCGCATGTGCTCGCCCGCCTCCTGCCCGCCGCCCAGCACCGCCCGCACCGCTGCCTCCCCCGCGCACAGCTCGCGGTCCAGCTCCGCGCCCACGCGCGCACGCCACCGCTGCCCGTAGAGATCCGCGCACAGCCGCACCCACCTGCTCGacgcgcgccgcagcgcccACCCGCGCTCCCGCCGACCGAAGTGCACCGCCGCTAcccgccagcagctgcgcacTGCCCACAACACCCCCGCCTCCTCGTCCAGCGCCTCCGCCAGCACCATGGGCCGCCCCGTGAACACCAGATCCAGCGCCTCGCACGCCCGCCAGAACGCCGCGTCCGCCACCTCCGCGTCCGCCAGTTTCGCCACCACCGTCCGCGCCACCCGCCGTGCCCGCCCGCCCCCCTCTCGCGGCGGAAACTCCCCGGCGTATCCTCCGGCCCGCCCCTGCGCCCGCTCCGCCCGCAGTGCCCCGACCAGCTCGTCCAGATACCTCGTCTGTCCGTCCAtcgccgcgccgcccgccgccgccgtaGTGGTTGGGAGTTTTTCACGCGTCGCGCACATACACACCTACACACCTACACACTACCGCCCAtactgctgctgctgcgccgcccgcagTTCCGCCTCGAAGTTCAGTGGCCGCTTGAACAACAGAATGTGCGGTTCCGGCGCGTGGCACTCATAATGTTCCCATCCCAGCGACTGCGTCACGCCCAACCCGCGCCACTCGTCCTCCGTCAGGATACGCAGCGTCCCGGTCTCGGAATTGAAGTAGTCGGAGGGTATCACCTTGAGCATGGCCTTCGGCAGCATCACGTGCCGGTACTCGTGCGTGTCGTCCGAGTAGCGCGGCGAGTAGTGGATTGACTCCTGGAACTCCAACACACGCGCACGCTCTTGGTCGCTAAGCTTTCTACCTTGGAAAGGATGGTTTGAGAACATGCCGCCGTCGTAGCGTTCGTGAGGTTTGTTTACGGGGCAAATTTTTTCGCGCGTGGAAGCTTGTTTGTTTACTGCGGTGgtccaccagcagcagcgcgaaTCAGGAACGCAGAGCGGTAGCGGGAGGCAGGGCGAGACGGCGATGAAGAGCAACGTATTCGTGGGTATCAAGGGCCACGGGGTGCTAGAAGGCGCTGCGTACCGGGAGAAGTACGACTACGTGTTGGAGGGCGTGACGAACGGGCGCTACCGGGACGCGGtgcgggcggcagcggccgccggGGTTGCAGTGAGCCCACcggagctggcggaggTGGGGGGCGGGCCCGGGGGCGGGGCGGGGCGGCTGGGACTGGCGGCGCCGTggctggagctggagaGCGCGGAGCCGGCGATCGGAGAGGTGAGCCTGCGGGTGCTGGAGCACGAGTACGAGTACGCACGGGCGGAGGGTGTGAAGCAGCTGATCgtggcgccgccgcgagAGCTGGGGCGGCTGAACCTGTACGCGCAGCGGCTGGggcggctgctggcgcgggcggggcgGGGGCCACCGCTGGTGTCTGTGTCGCTGCCCCTGTTCGAGGCGGGGGACCCGCTGTCGACGTGGGAGCTGTGGAACACGGTGCGGCGGCTGTGCCGGTATCACCCGAATCTGACGGCGACGCTTGCGGTTCCGCGAGGGCGGACGCCGGGGCACGTGCTGCGGCGGTGGCTCGCGGAGCCGGTGTCGTGCCTGCTGGTGTCGTCGTCGATCTTCGCGACGAACCAGTACAACTACCCGGTGCTGCACAAGCACAACCAGGAGCTGATCGGGCTGTTCCAGCGGCTGAACGGGCGCGCGGAGAGCGTATTGGGCGAGCTGACGATTGTGCTGCACGGCATAGAGAAGCACGCGGAACGCGTTCGCGGGGGTGAGCCGATCTACCTGGAGTACATCAACTATCTGCTGAAGAAGGGCGACcgggcgctgctgcaggcgccGGGCGAGGATGGTGCGCCGCGTGTAATGCAGCCGCTACAGCCGCATGCAGTGGACCTGTCAAGCGAGGTGTACCAGATCTTCGAGCAGGACAAGACGAAGTACGATCTCTACGCCAAGGCGATCAccgcggcgctgcgctCCATTCGCAGTACCATGAACAAGATGTGGCTACACGATGATCTGAACATCATTGTGGTCGGTGCAGGCCGCGGCGGGCTGGTTGACCGCGCCTACACCTGTCTAAGGCAGCTTGGAATATCTAGATTTAAGTTAGTTGCTCTTGAGAAGAACCCGCAGGCCGTCATACACCTGCAGAAAAAGAACATCGAGAAATGGGGTAATTCGGTTGATATTGTATCCGCAAACATGCGGGAGTGGTCCTCTAAGGTCAAGTTCGACTTGTGCATCAGTGAATTGCTGGGATCTTTTGGCTGTAATGAATTGGCTCCAGAGTGCCTTGAGGCCTTCGAGAAGACGAACTGCACAGACCGGACAATTTTCATCCCACAATCATACACCTCGTATGTGGCGCCAGTTTCAGCACCGCTACTGTATCAGATGCTCAGGAACAAAGAGGACAATGCTCTTGAATCTCCTTGGGTTGTCCGCAATGTTCCTTCTTGCCTTCTGTCAACCAAAGTGTATGAGCTGTGGAGTTTCAAGCACCCTGGTGGAACCTCCAACACCGCGCGCTCCACGGTGACTAACATGAAAATAAAGCACAAGGGCGAAGTCCATGGCTTGCTGGGCTTTTTCACCGCTGAAATATATGGAGATATCCGTCTATCAATTCTTCCTGATGATTGTAAAATTAAATTACGCGGTAGCGCGCCAGATTCTGATGGTCGCCGAAAGAGTGTCGACCTTGATTCAAAACTCGGACACACTCCGAATATGTCATCCTGGTCGCCTATCTTCTTCCCATTATTATATCCAATGTTTGTGGGCGATGATACTGAGCTAGAGCTAACAATGTTGCGGAATAGGTGCATGAGAGGTGTTTGGTATGAGTGGTCATTGAGCAGCTACGTATATAACGCAATTTCGCAAGATCGGAAGCCTGGTAGCTTTCTGAAAGGAACACAGCAGCTGCTAAACAGCAAACCTGAGCCGAACTTTAAAGATACGTTCACCAGGTCGAAGAAACACGATGGACTGAACAGTGTCATGTTAGATTTACAAAAC contains:
- the CKS1 gene encoding cyclin-dependent protein kinase regulatory subunit CKS1 (Syntenic homolog of Saccharomyces cerevisiae YBR135W (CKS1)) codes for the protein MFSNHPFQGRKLSDQERARVLEFQESIHYSPRYSDDTHEYRHVMLPKAMLKVIPSDYFNSETGTLRILTEDEWRGLGVTQSLGWEHYECHAPEPHILLFKRPLNFEAELRAAQQQQYGR
- the HSL7 gene encoding protein arginine N-methyltransferase (Syntenic homolog of Saccharomyces cerevisiae YBR133C (HSL7)), whose product is MKSNVFVGIKGHGVLEGAAYREKYDYVLEGVTNGRYRDAVRAAAAAGVAVSPPELAEVGGGPGGGAGRLGLAAPWLELESAEPAIGEVSLRVLEHEYEYARAEGVKQLIVAPPRELGRLNLYAQRLGRLLARAGRGPPLVSVSLPLFEAGDPLSTWELWNTVRRLCRYHPNLTATLAVPRGRTPGHVLRRWLAEPVSCLLVSSSIFATNQYNYPVLHKHNQELIGLFQRLNGRAESVLGELTIVLHGIEKHAERVRGGEPIYLEYINYLLKKGDRALLQAPGEDGAPRVMQPLQPHAVDLSSEVYQIFEQDKTKYDLYAKAITAALRSIRSTMNKMWLHDDLNIIVVGAGRGGLVDRAYTCLRQLGISRFKLVALEKNPQAVIHLQKKNIEKWGNSVDIVSANMREWSSKVKFDLCISELLGSFGCNELAPECLEAFEKTNCTDRTIFIPQSYTSYVAPVSAPLLYQMLRNKEDNALESPWVVRNVPSCLLSTKVYELWSFKHPGGTSNTARSTVTNMKIKHKGEVHGLLGFFTAEIYGDIRLSILPDDCKIKLRGSAPDSDGRRKSVDLDSKLGHTPNMSSWSPIFFPLLYPMFVGDDTELELTMLRNRCMRGVWYEWSLSSYVYNAISQDRKPGSFLKGTQQLLNSKPEPNFKDTFTRSKKHDGLNSVMLDLQNTATILNAGDLGEPREAQYDGNIEENSASTELLKRTFVGKSEFISPELTGWQSVHDVHELGQTMTEKPNKGDYNNSEYEDKDYSNYEEYHVRVRTNTTELHNIGGHAYMIKL